ATTCTCTCCtctatatttgattatttttgttcttttaagaTAGTCCTCtagatttgattatttttgttcttttaagaTGGAGGCTATTATATAATGTTCTCTTTATAACATCCTCACTCAATGACAAGCATGCTAGTTCCCTttatgcaacaacaaaaaagaaaaaatattgtttcttttttcttgggtCTGACACAAGATTTTTGGTGAATGTGATTCAGAAAAGCAGAAGTGCGTTGTGATCTGGATGTTACCTTAAACAAAAGAAACCAACTTGGGAGCTAGTTTCTATCTAGTAACTCCATCAACCACCATAAGCAGGCTTAACTATCTGTGAGCCCCTGGTTGTagtaaattttcaattcaatgGCAATGATAAGAAGAGGAGTTTCTCTATGTTTTGTGGCTTTTCTATGCTTGTGGTCTTCTGCAAATGGATTACTTTCTTCCAAAGGTGTAAACTTTGAAGGTAACTCTAAAGTATTCTTTCTCCTACTGCAACAATGGTGTTCTTTAGCTTAATATATGgtggaaaatgaaaattttcatcttggTGTTTTATTTTCAGTGCAAGCTTTAATTGGAATAAAAGAGCTTTTAAAGGATCCCCATGGTGTCCTTGAGAATTGGGACGCTGATTCTGTTGATCCATGTAGCTGGACTATGGTCACCTGTTCTCCAGAGTTCCTTGTCACTGCCCTGTAAGTCTTATTGCAATtctattctttatatatatatagaagcgTTTTCAACACTGTATTGTTTTAAAATTCTCTCcatgaaaatatcaaaattcatataagaaaagaaatgtgTTATGAAGTCTTTGAAATGGTCTTGTTGCAGAGGTACTCCTAGTCAGAATTTATCTGGTACTCTATCTCCAAGCATAGGCAACTTAACAAATCTTGAGATTTTGTAAGTTCCCATATACTAGAAAACAATTTGAATTCTTCAGATTGATTCTTGTTTGTAATTGGTTTTAAATAGTATGTTGTGCACTACTTTGCAGGCTCTTACAGAACAACAACATTACAGGACCAATACCAGCAGAGCTAGGGAAGCTCTCAAAGCTTCAAACGCTTGATCTTTCTAATAACTTCTTCAATGAGGAAATTCCTCCCTCTCTTGGTCATCTGGGAGGCCTCAAATACATGTAAGCATTTCTGAGTTAAGACTTGATGCTCAGAAAGTTTTATGTATAAGAACTATGATAAAACTTATTGTTCATGGGTCTATATCTGATATGGGTTACTTGAATTGGGTATAGGCGACTTAACAATAACAGTCTCACTGGAGCATTTCCGTTGTCATTGGCTAACATGACCAAACTTACCTTTCTGTAATTCTCTTGACCTCTTTTTGTGTCATTATGCTCAATTCTATTATTTCCATAATTGGAATATATTTTTGAAGATGGTTTTATTTTTCAGTGACTTGTCCTACAACAATTTTAGTGGACCGGTACCCAGATTTGCTGCTAAAACATTCAagtaaatctctctctctctctctctctctctctctctctctctctctgtgtttgtggaaaaaatagattcaaatactaaaattttattgctcctttttcaatttttgcagCATTGTTGGAAACCCTCTGATCTGTCCTACAGGTTCTGAACCAGACTGCAATGGGACAACACTCATGCCAATGTCCATGAACTTGAATACTTCAGAACGTATGGAATTCTACTTTGATTGCCcgaaattttttcttaaataactCAATTCTTATTTCCCCCAATTTTCGGTtccatttttttgtgtgtaactTGTGGATTCTGACCTCAATTTCTTTGCACTCTAGCTACTCTACCTTCTGGCGGACCTAAAAGGCACAAAATAGCCCTTGCCTTTGGCTTGAGCCTTGGATGTCTCTGTCTGATGGCTCTTGGATTTGGTTTATTACTGTGGTGGAGGCAAAGGCATAACCAACAGATATTCTTTGATGTTAAAGGTTGGTAATAAATGATAACACTTCACAAACTTAAGCATTTTATATGACATCACATGTGTTGGTGTACTCAATAAGAACTGGCTAAGTTATATGCCACATCTCTTCTCATGAAATTTCAGACCGGCATCATGAAGAGGTTTCCCTTGGAAACTTGAAAAGATTCCAATTCAGGGAACTTCAAATTGCGACGAACAACTTCAGCAGCAAAAGCATACTTGGAAAGGGTGGTTTTGGAAATGTGTACAAAGGAGTTCTCCAGGATGGGAGTGTTGTAGCTGTCAAGAGGCTTAAAGATGGAAATGCCATTGGAGGAGAGATCCAATTCCAGACTGAAGTTGAAATGATCAGCCTAGCAGTTCACCGAAACCTCCTTAGGTTATATGGGTTTTGTATGACACCCACAGAGAGGCTTCTAGTTTACCCATACATGTCAAATGGCAGCGTTGCTTCTCGTCTCAAAGGTAAACATGTTTACAGAcaaataagaataagaataattGTTATGTTGCTAAATGCACCAGCATTTCTGATTTAGACTCCAATTGATTTTAACAGAGAAACCAGTGTTGGACTGGGGCACTAGAAAGAGAATTGCCTTAGGAGCTGGCAGAGGACTTTTGTACCTTCATGAACAATGTGACCCAAAGATAATTCATAGGGACGTGAAGGCTGCAAATATATTGCTTGATGACTATTGTGAGGCTGTGGTGGGAGATTTTGGGTTGGCAAAGCTTTTGGATCACCAAGATTCACATGTCACCACTGCAGTGAGAGGAACAGTGGGGCATATAGCTCCAGAATATCTTTCCACAGGACAGTCCTCTGATAAAACAGATGTCTTTGGATTTGGCATCCTTCTCCTAGAACTTATTACAGGCCAGAGAGCACTAGAATTTGGAAAGGCAGCTAACCAGAAAGGTGCCATGCTTGATTGGGTGAGCACAGATGAAATTTTACATATATAGACTCCTCTCTCATTATTCTGTTATTGACTATCTCTTCAGGATGATTATTTATGCTTACTTATCTGTTTAAAGTCTCTTCTCTTCTGAGTATCATTCATGTTGTGTGACATTTATGACACAGGTTAAGAAAATTCATCAGGAGAAAAAGCTTGAAATGCTTGTGGATAAGGATCTTAAAAGCAACTACGACCGAATTGAGCTTGAGGAAATGGTACAAGTGGCACTCTTGTGCACCCAATACCTTCCAGGCCACAGACCCAAGATGTCAGAAGTTGTTCGAATGCTTGAGGGTGATGGCCTTGCAGAAAGATGGGAAGCTTCTCAAAGAGTAGAATCAACCAAGTGCAAGCCCCATGAGTTTTCTGCATCCGATAGATATTCCGATCTCACTGATGACTCTTCATTGCTAGTCCAAGCAATGGAGCTTTCTGGCCCTAGGTGAATTCATTCCAAaattgattcaatttttttttgttttttttttttttttgtttttgttttatcgAAAGTTAGTGATAATTGAAGGAACAAATTATAGTTAAAGTTATTCCACAAAAGTAATGAAGATTGGAATTTTGTGTTGTATAATAGTGGTTTATAGAGCTCCGAAGGGCTTTGATGTTTTCTTCAATTCTCAATTGTACAGAATATTTGAGTAACTGACATTTTCAGATAGTAAATTTTCTTATTGGTCTTCTCattgatgtatttttttattaaaaaaaaaaaaaaactacggGAATTACCATTAAATCCCTAAGCTTTTAAGAACAATGTTCATGACTTGGCTTTTGCTTATTCCTCAAAATCTGTTGCGAATATACAACCCAAATATCTTAGTACATGCTTTTGCCTTGAGCAGAAACTGGTTCAAATTGCTACAAATCTTTCAAAGTTTGCATAAGATACTTTTTGAACATAGGCAGTAGTGCTTATGAGCGTAAGCTGATAACCTTCACATGTTCTGAAGCTGGTTCAAACTGCAGCAACACTGAGTTGGGAATTATTTCGCGGCCATATGTTACAATAGTAATGGTCTCAAGCACCGGCGAATGAGCAAGAATAAACTTGATAAATTCACATTCAGGATTTGTGCTCAGTAAACCTCTTATCTTCACTACTTTAAGTTTGTTGAAGTACAAGTCTACCAGGCAATGTGCTCTTTGAAAATCTAAGAAAGAAAACCTACATAATGGGCTCACCTGAAACAGACAACAAAATATTGTCATACGAAAGTCAAAACTCCTAACATTAAAGAAGTTAGAAATAACAATTTCagccaagaaattaaaaaggagaagagagcCTAAACTCACTGAAATTATGAGTTCCTCTAAACTTGGGGAGCTACAAAGGATGGAAAGTAAGACCTTGACAACCTTAGGACTGTCCAATCTTGCGTCCCTTAGGTCAAGTGTCAAGAGATGGTTGAGCATGGCAGGAAGCCTCTCTGGTACATCATTATAAGCaagaaactacaaacaaatgcacaaagaagaaagaacatACAAGAAAGATGAGTTGTGAAGTAAGcacaggtaaaaaaaaaaatatattaaaaaaaaaagaatgattacTACCTCAAGAAAATTACTGGACAAAATAAGCTTGTTAATACTATATAGACAACCAATAACCCTGGCCAAATTGCAGGCTTTTCCTTGATCAGAGTGCTGGGGATTGACCCTTAAGCGAATGTCAACAGTAGAAAGAAGTGGAACATTTTTGAGACAAATATCTTCAAATTTGGAATCGATTTTCAGATACTTTAGGTTCAGATTGCTGATTCTAAAAACAGTTGAATGATCAATGTTTATCAATGTCAATCTCTCAAGAACTGGGCAgttaacaattaaattttctagTGTATCACTGCTGATGTAAATGTGAGAAAGATTGAGGCTTATAAGAGAATTCAATCCTCTGAATGTAGGAGATAGCATGATTATGCAACCATAAAGTTCCAAGCAACTTAACTGTGGACAAGAGAATACCTCAGACGGCAACTTAAAACGCTTAATAGAGTCAAACTCCTTAAGAATCAACTCCTTGATTCCTTTATCTGTTAAAAACCAAATCCACTGATCCAGATCACAATGATTTGGCATGCAATAAGCAGCAAGCCTAAACTTCTCTACTGGGCCACCATGATTTGATTGGACCTGATGAATGATTTTCAGAATTACTTTCCATCTCAGCACTTTGTCTGATAAATAACTGGGGAAGCATTTATCATCAATATTGAACCGTGAAAGGCCAGTCCATTTATATCTCCACTTACTTGATAGGATGCTAGTTCTCACAGCTTCTTTTAATGGTATGTGCACAAGAATGGTGTCTAATACATCCCATGGTAGGTTGCTAATCCTATCAATGTTTGTGTGCCTTTTCATTTCAGCCATACCAGGCTGAACAACTGTTCTGACTTTCTTTTCAACTGATTCTTCAGATGAACGAATTTTAACGGATGTCAATTCTTCAATAAAGAAGATACTGCAGATGAAGAGTGAATTAACCTACGGAAAGAATAGACTCAATTTCAAACACAAGGTACAACAGGAAAATGCTCaacctatcaaaaaattaatgcaGGATGAGATGAAAAAAGAATATCAACCGGAcaatattcattaaaaatagtgAACAGATACTTCATGAGAGATAATTAATCATAGTACTACCAATGGGCTGAATTgatttattctttttcaaaccaaaaaaggaaaaaaaaaaaaaaaaaaaagcaaagcaaTTCATAAGAAACATAACGATCTCTCATGATGCGCAGGGCAAGCAAAACACCCCTACATAGTGCTTCTCCTAGTCCTTTTCGCCCATAAACTCAAAGCCACAGCGCCATTTACCAAAGTTTTATCAGCTAAGGCCAGTTGTCACTGTGaaactgaaaaatgaaaatgttcaTACACCAAACTCCTCTTTTTCATATGACACATCACATATCAGAAGTAAGCAGCCTCACATGCCCCAAAAGATGACAGGACTAACCACAATGAACAAGGGAAGCAATTTCCACCATCATGAAAGGGGGGAATTTGGTACCATTGCCCCAGCCTTTTCAGAAGCAAGAACAATGTTCTAAGCCACTATAAATTGTCTCTAATAAGATAAAGATGTATAGTGTAACTTGGGTTATATTTagctctaataataataaagaacaataagATAAATACGAGATCTCAATGttttagtctgataataaagaacaatatcATAGAGAGGTCACCATAGGTTTCAAATCTTACAGTATGTATAATATGTATATAGGATGCAACAATCCCAGATCATCCACCCctttttctgtgtgtgtgtgtgtgttcttttAAGTCAATTTGCCTCAGGTCAAATACCCAACTCAAGTACAAACTAAAACCCATATTCCTTTTTCTCCATACGGTTGATGAAAAAAGTAAGATCATAACAAGACCGGAAAAATCAAGGACAAAACTTCAACCCTCAATCAGCTATATGACACTCCAAATTCTCGTTTATTTTCCCAAGGGAACATttctaaacaaaacaaaggaaaaccaATCAAAACAACAATTGGGCACGTTCCatctttaaaaattcaaaacaatcaaCAAACTCAGCACccatttatcaacaaaaaaaaaaaaaaaaaaaacactgagCTAACAATATATACATATCAATAAACATGTAAATACACAtaatacatgcaaaaaaaaattgaatatatatacaaagagaaggagaagaaggtTATGACCGTGGCGGTGGCATCAAAGAGCTGATCAGTGGTGGCGGCTACTGAGGTTGAAGTGGAGGCTGTGCCAACTGACAACAACAAAAGAGGATTCTTTGTGCTTTTTTAGGACTTAACTTCGCTTTAGGTAGTTGGGcttgatttgatatatatatccAAGAGACCAACCCGCTTGAAATTCTTATTTCCATAAAAGCCGAAAACTACAGCGGCTCGCTTTGATGTACTTGTACATTGTTTCCGCAATTATCGTTTGTAATAGTTattacaaattattatttgtaacagcattattattattatttttcgcgataaaaagttatattactatttttagcaCGCTAACTCTAAGGTgacgtttggtacggggtaatgttttaagattctcaggaatgtttaaagattctcatgtttggttgcaaattacactagggaatcagatgccaagggaatccttaaacccctctcagtaggaatgtggattccctttaaaataggtgggaatccagattcccaaacttaaaagaaattgtattttttataaattgacaattttaaccatttttccttatcatttaagcaattaagataaattataaaacaaattatcaatatcttctctcttgtctttatcttttcccgtaaaaacaacataaacatgataaataactctgctaatacttatttttgtattattcttgtcattttgaaacgttagatcacagttttaatgaatgtgttgctaattgatagtttatataatgttttttatctatctatttagagtaagatattttttttaaaggactaattaatagtttatatatattttttcattatttatttaaaggaagatttttttataaatgggcttggtacttcacattcaaatctaaggacaaaatgggaaaaacaaataattcatttaagattcctaggaatacaccaaacattatcatctcacattcttGGGAATCtcccaataaaaccaaacataggaataactacatttctaggaatgtgattcttaggaatcacattcctgggaatctagatgccaggagtaatgtAGATTCctcgtaccaaacgccacataaagGAAGTTGCAATGGTAGagctaaactttaaaaatttaaccTCTTCATCTACCTTGTATAGTCATCATTGTAGtaagaaactaaaataaaaataataatattttattataccttccattaaaataatgtttttttttcttgttacaTTGACCCTATTTGCTTCCCCCAAGCgagttttgttctttcttacTCTATCCCTGCCTAGCTCCAACCATCTTTCTTCCTCAACTTGCCGCCGATACAAGTCCCAAGCCCCAATCCTCTATCCCTGACCCATTtatgatgtttgtgtttgtgttttggcATGGATTTTGGGCTGGGTTTCATGCTGTATTTGTGTTTCGGGCATGGTTTTcagtttgggtttgtgtttcgaACGTGGGTTTTCGGCCTCTCGATTTGTGTTTCGGGCTGGGTTTTTAATGGTTGTTGTTGATCTATTGGTTTTGGCCTCTCGGATTGTGTTCCTGATCTGGGTTGTTGTCGATCtactattttttatgatttttttttttgttcttcttcactggttttGATGGGTATTGGTTACAGTGGTGGGGTTGTGGCCGTGCAGTGGTTTCCATGGCTTTGATGGTGGTTGTAGTTGTGTTTTGACAactgaataaaatattattttattgtaatgtttatattattttattaggttaaaaattaaaataaaactactgaTGTTGGATATTTTGTAAAGTGAgaaagtaaaatagataaagtagttttttgtggTGTCAAATAGCTAAAAAAGTAGCTCCACCAATGTGTATAATAGGAATAGTCTAATTCTTCTGTGATTgtttctcaataataataataataattcttttgtaattcttcttaaaaaaagtattgtgtagtttggttatatttttatgagaaatgttatgtttataatgtttttataatactttcataacaaatctaaAGTGACAAATTATTACTTACTTTTACTGtaggtaaaaaattaatttcagtaGTATTTACAACATCTGGTACACAAAAAAcactaaacaagaaaataatcGGTCAATAATAAGCAATATGAGACAACTTATCTATAGGGAAAATTGCCAAGTTGAAGAGTACcaatataaaaaagaacaaagtttgactataaatttggttgtagcctaaagcTACAACTtcacttaatattttattattgaatatgaattttgataaatccactattggattatattttcttcttattctcaatacttgcaaaattttcaaaagataaaaaatcaatagttgtgttatcaatcaattgtaaTCTAAATTTatgaataacattaaaaaataagtttatagatcataaataaataaaattagaatgacacaaaatttgacacgtaTGTTAGGAGCTTaaagaatatgtaatccaacggttaaatttttaaaagatctactaatattaattttttttaaaggaagctGCAACTTCAGACTATAACTAAGtctgtagccaaactttgtccttatataaaataaaacttattatcATATCAAAGTTATGGTGGATGACAATGTTTCttacaataaaattaatttattatcatgTATCTCCAAAGCGTAAAATGACAGAAAATTGCCCACTAACAAGGGAGTAAAAGGGAAGACAATCTCTTCTAAGACATGAACAACATGACAATTGATACTGacacaacaatatgacaattcttgaaaaattagtTACTTCTATGAGATATTGCAATGATAAGTTTGGTTGTAATACGTTATTGCTTCAAATTTTTTGCCGCAACAAGTATGAAGTACATTTGTTGAATAATATTCCAATTAAACTTGTATGAAGTacatttgtttaaataatattccAATTAAACTTGTCAATGTCTATCACTGCTGACCATAGGagattgagatttgagagacGAAAGAAGAaataagggcatgtttggtttGGAGCTAACTCAATTTTCATATCTCAACACTCAAATCTCATCACCCAAACGCATTACCCAATTCTCATAtttctaaatcaaaattttccataacTCTACTTGTAGTGTGTTTGGCTAAAACTTTCCAGTGAGTATTTCAAttgaaaaactcaattttaagtAAAGTTGTGGGACcacaaaaattatttgaaagagagaaggaaaaagtgAAACAAATGTACTTCATACTTATTGCAACAATATTACTAAGTCCAAATTTTCTGTTCCACTttttctactctactctatacttcaccaataaaaacttgccccatgttcacctaattaattaaatactaccattattgacttattaatacTACCATTAAATACTACCATTATTAATTAATGgtagaatttaattaattaggtaaacatgtggcaagtttttattagtggagtatagagtggagctgGAAAAGTGGATAGAAGATTTGGATTCAATATTACTAGATATGATAAACTGGTTTAATCTATTGCAAGAATACATTTAAGTGTGATATAGGTAATTATTGCTTTGAAAATTAGTTTCATTGAAATACAAAGTTTATTGCAACAACTCTTAATAAGTTACTGCAACAATACAATATCTTCACTGATCACCACCTAGTAATCACCCTAACAAACGGAAAGTAAAAGCTACGGGTACATTGCAATGGAGAAATTAGATGGTGAGAACaatggagaaaaaataaacaagtaaAGGAGACACTGCAATGGAGAAACTAGAAGGTGAAAACGGTGGGAAAATTTCAAGTGTGAGCAATGAAGACATTGCAATGGAGAATAACCTATAAACACTCTAATACAAATGTAAGAAACAAAGACTTCACAACGGAATTTTAACAATCAGCTTTTTGGTATATCTCTCTTGGCCTAAACTGATGATCTCACAGAAGTTTTGAGATTGTTCTACATTGTCTAGAGCCAGTCTCAACGCAGACCAGCAAGTCAGACTCATTATGTATTCCGGTTTTTGTAAGCTACGAACAAAACGTTTTTTCGATGATGTTGCTCACTACTAGAGTGATGCAAACATAACCCACAACTTAAGAGCCTCACAACACTCTGCAAacattataaaaatacatatttcatttttctttacaatGGGTACCATTCATGGTGTTTATATACACACCACTCATTAATGTTGAGTGTGATAGTGGGCATGGTGCCTATGACATTGAGAACAACCTATAaatgctctaataccaatgtAAGAAATAGAGACTACATAGCGGAATTTTAACAATCAATTTTTCGATATACCTCTCTTGGCCTAAACTGACGATCACATAGAAGCTTTGAGGTTGTTCTACATTGTTCAGAGCCAACATCAAAGCAGACTAGCAAGTCAAACTCTTTCTGTATTCCAATTTGTGCAAGCCACGAACAAAACATTTCTCTTACGGTATTGCACTCTACTAGAGTGATGCAAACATAACCCACAACCTAAAAGTCTCACAACACTTTGCATACACTATGAGAGAaatacatattttgttttttgtacaATGGGTACCACTCGTggtgtttatactttatatacaCGCCACTCCATTAATGTTGAGTGTGATAGTAGGCATAATGGGGTAACGGTTCAAGCCATAACTCCTAGATGTTACTCTTGGTTAGGTATATAGAGGGACATGCCCACTTTGGGTGTCCTATATTCTTCTCAATTTCTAACAAACCAGAAGGTGAAAATGGTGAGAGCTCCTCCAACACTTTAGTGATGATTCCATCCATGGATCTAAAATTGTTGGAGGCTATAGATCATGAGGATTTCAaattcatcccaaaaaaaaagtcgaAGATATGGAGCATTTGCTTCTCAAGATGACCCCCATGTTGAATACCATCCTCTAGGAAGTATGGACACTTGGTTGGGGTGTCTTACCCATATCAAATATGCATCGGATACTTGACACTACTCGGACACTTTTGTATGTGTGTCCTAgttatgtcatttaaaaaaaaaaatttaaagcaaGACATAGCCGGGACACGAGAACAAAAGGAATTGAATACtctttcacaaaacaaagagaatATTCATATTCCgaataataattttacatttgaaaattaataaatatttttattattgatttgtTTTCTAATTTCTTAACATCCTTTAATAGTAatgaatttgttttattattcattcttactcttaatttgataaaaaaagtaaacgattaataatatataaaaataaatattcattatttttcttaaattgatatatgtttaatattatatggaaaataaatgcttaaccatatatagaaatataaataaaaatatatttaataattaattaatatacgtgtcttactttttttaataattaccTTATTGCCTTATCGTATCCATACTCATATCCATCCTTGTATTTGTGCATGTGCTTTTTAGACCATCCTTCAACTTGCTAGACATAGATGATGCAATGATTAGCTAATACGAGCAATCCTCGATGTCCCCACGTTCCAAAATCTTGTTAAGAGAAATAACCGTAGTGGCAATCTTCCTCTTCATGTTGCTATCAGTGCTGGGAATTTACTCATAGTGCAACATTTGGTGGA
This genomic stretch from Castanea sativa cultivar Marrone di Chiusa Pesio chromosome 1, ASM4071231v1 harbors:
- the LOC142613587 gene encoding protein NSP-INTERACTING KINASE 1-like, producing MAMIRRGVSLCFVAFLCLWSSANGLLSSKGVNFEVQALIGIKELLKDPHGVLENWDADSVDPCSWTMVTCSPEFLVTALGTPSQNLSGTLSPSIGNLTNLEILLLQNNNITGPIPAELGKLSKLQTLDLSNNFFNEEIPPSLGHLGGLKYMRLNNNSLTGAFPLSLANMTKLTFLDLSYNNFSGPVPRFAAKTFNIVGNPLICPTGSEPDCNGTTLMPMSMNLNTSEPTLPSGGPKRHKIALAFGLSLGCLCLMALGFGLLLWWRQRHNQQIFFDVKDRHHEEVSLGNLKRFQFRELQIATNNFSSKSILGKGGFGNVYKGVLQDGSVVAVKRLKDGNAIGGEIQFQTEVEMISLAVHRNLLRLYGFCMTPTERLLVYPYMSNGSVASRLKEKPVLDWGTRKRIALGAGRGLLYLHEQCDPKIIHRDVKAANILLDDYCEAVVGDFGLAKLLDHQDSHVTTAVRGTVGHIAPEYLSTGQSSDKTDVFGFGILLLELITGQRALEFGKAANQKGAMLDWVKKIHQEKKLEMLVDKDLKSNYDRIELEEMVQVALLCTQYLPGHRPKMSEVVRMLEGDGLAERWEASQRVESTKCKPHEFSASDRYSDLTDDSSLLVQAMELSGPR
- the LOC142613597 gene encoding F-box/FBD/LRR-repeat protein At1g13570-like isoform X2; this encodes MAEMKRHTNIDRISNLPWDVLDTILVHIPLKEAVRTSILSSKWRYKWTGLSRFNIDDKCFPSYLSDKVLRWKVILKIIHQVQSNHGGPVEKFRLAAYCMPNHCDLDQWIWFLTDKGIKELILKEFDSIKRFKLPSEVFSCPQLSCLELYGCIIMLSPTFRGLNSLISLNLSHIYISSDTLENLIVNCPVLERLTLINIDHSTVFRISNLNLKYLKIDSKFEDICLKNVPLLSTVDIRLRVNPQHSDQGKACNLARVIGCLYSINKLILSSNFLEFLAYNDVPERLPAMLNHLLTLDLRDARLDSPKVVKVLLSILCSSPSLEELIISVSPLCRFSFLDFQRAHCLVDLYFNKLKVVKIRGLLSTNPECEFIKFILAHSPVLETITIVTYGREIIPNSVLLQFEPASEHVKVISLRS
- the LOC142613597 gene encoding F-box/FBD/LRR-repeat protein At1g13570-like isoform X1, whose translation is MPPPRIFFIEELTSVKIRSSEESVEKKVRTVVQPGMAEMKRHTNIDRISNLPWDVLDTILVHIPLKEAVRTSILSSKWRYKWTGLSRFNIDDKCFPSYLSDKVLRWKVILKIIHQVQSNHGGPVEKFRLAAYCMPNHCDLDQWIWFLTDKGIKELILKEFDSIKRFKLPSEVFSCPQLSCLELYGCIIMLSPTFRGLNSLISLNLSHIYISSDTLENLIVNCPVLERLTLINIDHSTVFRISNLNLKYLKIDSKFEDICLKNVPLLSTVDIRLRVNPQHSDQGKACNLARVIGCLYSINKLILSSNFLEFLAYNDVPERLPAMLNHLLTLDLRDARLDSPKVVKVLLSILCSSPSLEELIISVSPLCRFSFLDFQRAHCLVDLYFNKLKVVKIRGLLSTNPECEFIKFILAHSPVLETITIVTYGREIIPNSVLLQFEPASEHVKVISLRS